The Gemmatimonadota bacterium genome has a window encoding:
- a CDS encoding glycerophosphodiester phosphodiesterase, translated as MSDHPFLKKNAGVEVIAHRGGWRLWPENTLYAFQHAVDLGVDMLEMDIRSTKDGHIVVFHDEIVTRTTNGNARVNDLTLAELKQLDAGYKWTADNGATFPFRGKGIEPPTLDEVFATFPHMRMTIEIKQKEPDIVEAFGNLIRHHGMQHRVLVACFDTGTLKRFRKQFPEVATSPGMTEGMIFYALCWLHLSAIYQPNVEVLQFPLKMGPINGSHPRLLSGARKNNIQVQIWTVDNESKMRMLIENEVDGIITRRPDRLLKILGRE; from the coding sequence ATGTCCGATCATCCTTTTCTAAAAAAAAACGCGGGTGTTGAAGTGATTGCACACCGGGGAGGATGGCGGTTGTGGCCCGAAAATACGCTGTATGCTTTCCAACACGCCGTAGATCTCGGCGTGGATATGCTGGAAATGGATATTCGCAGTACAAAGGACGGCCATATCGTAGTCTTTCACGATGAGATCGTGACGCGCACGACCAATGGCAACGCGCGTGTAAATGATCTGACACTTGCAGAATTGAAACAATTAGACGCGGGATACAAATGGACGGCGGACAATGGCGCGACTTTTCCCTTTCGCGGAAAAGGAATAGAGCCTCCAACGCTGGATGAAGTCTTTGCGACTTTTCCGCACATGCGAATGACCATTGAAATCAAACAAAAAGAGCCGGATATTGTCGAGGCATTTGGCAACCTGATCCGCCACCATGGCATGCAGCACCGCGTGCTGGTCGCGTGTTTTGACACCGGGACATTGAAGCGTTTTCGCAAGCAGTTTCCCGAAGTTGCGACATCGCCGGGCATGACAGAAGGAATGATTTTTTACGCCCTGTGCTGGCTGCACCTGAGCGCGATTTATCAGCCCAATGTCGAAGTATTGCAGTTCCCACTAAAAATGGGACCGATAAATGGTAGCCATCCACGCCTTTTATCAGGGGCACGCAAAAACAATATACAGGTGCAAATATGGACTGTGGATAACGAATCAAAAATGCGAATGCTAATTGAAAATGAAGTAGATGGCATCATTACCCGCCGGCCAGATCGCCTGTTAAAAATACTGGGGCGAGAATAG
- a CDS encoding GtrA family protein, which translates to MSRTFIKFALTGLSGVFVNLGSFQLLLTLGVHKLLASPVAIELSIISNFLLNNYWTFRDRALAGRKRVRGLKYHLVSLVTLMLSYGTFILLSFLFSAVPAVILQGCAIAPATLFNYFINSFWTFREETDGCPGEQEDGAQ; encoded by the coding sequence ATGTCTCGCACATTTATCAAATTTGCCCTCACGGGTTTATCGGGGGTATTTGTCAATCTCGGTTCGTTTCAGCTTTTGCTCACTCTCGGCGTGCATAAGTTGCTGGCATCGCCAGTTGCAATTGAGCTATCTATTATCTCAAATTTTCTGCTCAATAACTACTGGACTTTCCGCGATCGCGCGCTGGCGGGGAGAAAGCGCGTTCGGGGTTTGAAGTATCACCTCGTTTCACTGGTGACGCTCATGCTGAGTTATGGCACATTTATCTTGCTTTCCTTTCTTTTTTCAGCGGTGCCAGCGGTCATTTTGCAGGGATGCGCGATTGCCCCGGCCACATTGTTCAACTATTTCATCAATTCCTTCTGGACGTTTCGCGAAGAGACAGATGGATGTCCAGGAGAACAGGAGGACGGTGCGCAATGA
- a CDS encoding DUF2723 domain-containing protein gives MNRVHAQVEAFNPLRDGIALAASIVAPLVLYVLTMPRTVVLEDDGLFLMAGAHLGVAHPPGYPLYTLIVYLFTLLPFGSVAFLGHLSSAVLGALTCGCVYVCARLLGASPTPARTAAWLFAASEHFWSQAIIAEVYTLNALFFFGLNALLLYGLRQPQRTGIWITAAVVYGLSLTNHWPLMVLSTPGLMLLVFTIWRTVFRKLPLLLGVSLPCAALPYVWMVWRSHRSPLINFYGSIDTLKEFWHYFSRQGYAHIDASPSAGWNDRFGFMQWLGNEFLWQLTLPGFVLAVFGLIVLFQRRQIAKAGSGLLVFLGNSIVLIALLGFDFDFFWGAIFRPYSLLCYGIAALWLGIGLQVVLDWLAERLPSKFAQRPRLKIGMAALVGTAMVAWSVHEHWRANDRSDSDFAEHYADMQLDILPEDAVLFVFGDATGPMGYYQYIENRRPDVALYNLQGLVYGKRLYDPFLPKENRLEVLEKFTDSTERALFFPMDYDIFPNRQGRIYGFLLEVVKDGKPGTIEIKRHPRGEEYFTQLIALQPIDRWERVRRNGLLSQYGRYLGLIYFSGDPGFLDSMQELFRLAEKSYACLLGMAATLIENGNSSHWEQVSAWLDRAETLKHEALKKKTLARLYYLKGSLLQKQGKRVEAVASFGKSRDIYPHPDNKALKALEQYKVNFKGVNPPGRESPKPVLPFPP, from the coding sequence ATGAATCGCGTGCATGCCCAGGTTGAAGCATTTAATCCCTTACGCGACGGGATTGCACTGGCCGCATCAATTGTTGCCCCGCTCGTACTTTATGTGCTTACTATGCCGCGCACTGTTGTTTTGGAAGATGACGGCTTGTTTCTCATGGCTGGAGCACACCTCGGCGTGGCACATCCGCCGGGCTATCCGCTCTATACCCTTATCGTCTATCTGTTTACGCTATTGCCTTTTGGCAGTGTTGCTTTTCTCGGTCATTTGTCCAGCGCGGTATTGGGCGCGCTCACCTGTGGCTGCGTTTATGTGTGTGCCCGCCTGTTGGGCGCATCGCCAACCCCAGCCAGGACTGCCGCCTGGCTGTTTGCCGCTTCTGAGCATTTCTGGTCTCAGGCCATTATTGCCGAGGTTTATACGCTCAATGCGTTGTTCTTTTTCGGTCTCAATGCGTTGCTTTTATACGGCCTCCGCCAGCCGCAGCGCACCGGGATCTGGATTACTGCGGCTGTCGTTTATGGATTGAGCCTGACCAACCACTGGCCGCTGATGGTGCTTTCAACGCCGGGTTTGATGCTATTGGTCTTTACCATTTGGCGCACCGTGTTTAGGAAACTGCCGCTGCTTTTGGGAGTTTCCCTGCCGTGTGCAGCTTTGCCTTATGTCTGGATGGTCTGGCGGTCGCATCGGAGTCCTCTGATCAATTTTTACGGCTCTATCGATACGTTGAAAGAATTCTGGCACTACTTTAGCCGGCAGGGCTATGCCCATATAGATGCCAGCCCCAGTGCGGGATGGAATGACCGATTCGGATTCATGCAATGGCTGGGCAACGAGTTTTTGTGGCAATTAACGTTGCCGGGATTTGTACTGGCTGTGTTCGGCCTGATCGTTCTGTTTCAGCGGCGGCAGATCGCAAAAGCGGGTTCGGGGTTGCTGGTGTTTTTGGGCAATAGCATCGTGCTGATCGCCTTGCTGGGTTTTGATTTTGACTTTTTCTGGGGCGCGATCTTTCGGCCATATTCCCTGTTGTGTTATGGCATAGCGGCTCTGTGGCTGGGCATTGGATTGCAGGTTGTGCTCGACTGGTTGGCAGAACGGTTGCCTTCCAAATTTGCCCAGAGGCCGAGACTCAAAATCGGTATGGCAGCACTGGTGGGCACGGCGATGGTTGCATGGTCTGTGCACGAACACTGGCGGGCCAATGATCGATCCGATAGCGACTTTGCCGAGCACTATGCAGACATGCAATTGGATATTCTGCCAGAGGACGCGGTCCTGTTCGTATTCGGCGATGCAACCGGGCCGATGGGCTATTATCAATACATCGAGAACCGCCGTCCAGATGTCGCGTTGTACAATCTTCAGGGACTCGTATATGGCAAACGCCTCTACGATCCATTTTTGCCCAAAGAGAACAGGCTGGAGGTTTTGGAAAAATTTACTGATTCGACAGAACGAGCCCTCTTTTTTCCCATGGATTACGATATTTTTCCCAATCGTCAGGGACGGATCTATGGTTTTCTCCTGGAGGTGGTTAAAGATGGCAAGCCTGGTACCATAGAGATAAAACGCCACCCACGCGGAGAAGAGTACTTCACGCAACTCATAGCGCTACAACCCATTGATCGCTGGGAGCGCGTACGGCGAAACGGATTGTTGTCCCAGTACGGGCGATATTTGGGTTTGATTTATTTTTCGGGCGATCCGGGATTTCTCGATTCAATGCAGGAATTGTTCCGCCTCGCAGAGAAAAGCTATGCCTGTCTCCTCGGCATGGCGGCCACACTGATAGAGAATGGGAATAGCTCGCACTGGGAACAGGTCTCGGCGTGGTTAGATAGAGCGGAGACGCTCAAACACGAGGCTTTAAAAAAGAAAACCCTGGCGCGGCTATACTACTTGAAGGGTAGCCTGCTGCAAAAACAAGGCAAGAGGGTAGAAGCTGTCGCGTCTTTTGGGAAGTCCCGCGATATATATCCCCATCC